One Rosa chinensis cultivar Old Blush chromosome 5, RchiOBHm-V2, whole genome shotgun sequence genomic region harbors:
- the LOC112167726 gene encoding NAC transcription factor 29 has translation MEIEPTFSASPNFQLPPGFRFHPSDEELIVHYLQRKVTSRPLPAHLITEIDLYKYNPWELPKMALFGEDEWYFFSPRERKYPNGERPNRAAASGYWKAAGSDKPILTSCGISKRIGVKKALVFYTGRAPTGIKTEWIMVEYRLLDSTTKPSRSKGSMRLDDWVLCRVQQKGNTSKNTCNSQGSSPEYWSCLQRVEQTQHASADLNTEMTNDFLYKDCTLLASILAGQAPPISSVSFQRTNDGYEVGTNYKVNSTISISTPGIISDTLKRKSTEEIIKENPFRLDNNLASKNSDEDLLPSKRLEENYINSYNHNHSQNNILEANPIDTTDYEELNEMAILGRYFAGI, from the exons ATGGAGATAGAACCAACCTTTAGTGCTTCACCTAATTTCCAATTACCTCCTGGTTTCAGATTCCATCCATCTGATGAAGAACTCATTGTTCACTACCTGCAAAGAAAAGTCACTTCACGGCCACTTCCAGCACACTTGATCACAGAAATCGATCTCTATAAGTATAATCCATGGGAGCTACCTA AGATGGCTTTGTTTGGGGAAGATGAATGGTATTTCTTTAGCCCGAGGGAGAGGAAGTATCCCAACGGGGAGAGGCCTAATAGAGCAGCAGCTTCAGGTTACTGGAAAGCTGCTGGAAGTGACAAGCCAATTCTCACCTCTTGTGGAATATCGAAGCGCATAGGAGTCAAGAAGGCTTTGGTCTTTTACACTGGTCGAGCTCCAACAGGAATTAAAACTGAATGGATCATGGTCGAGTATAGACTGCTCGACAGTACAACTAAACCCTCAAGGTCAAAAGGGTCTATGAGG TTGGATGATTGGGTACTATGTCGGGTTCAACAGAAAGGAAACACATCAAAGAATACATGTAACAGTCAAGGCTCTAGCCCTGAATATTGGAGTTGCCTACAGAGAGTTGAGCAGACACAGCATGCATCTGCCGACCTTAATACTGAGATGACCAATGATTTCCTTTACAAAGACTGTACACTATTAGCTTCCATCCTTGCTGGTCAAGCTCCACCTATTTCAAGTGTTAGCTTCCAAAGGACCAACGATGGCTATGAAGTTGGTACTAATTATAAGGTAAACTCCACGATATCCATTTCTACTCCGGGGATTATTTCCGACACACTAAAAAGGAAAAGTACAGAAgaaattataaaagaaaatcCCTTTCGACTCGACAATAATCTAGCAAGCAAGAACAGTGATGAGGATCTTCTTCCTAGCAAGAGACTGGAAGAAAACTATATCAACAGCTACAACCACAATCACTCTCAAAATAATATTCTCGAAGCTAATCCAATAGATACTACTGACTATGAAGAACTCAATGAAATGGCCATCCTTGGTAGGTACTTTGCAGGAATCTGA